One window of the Flavobacteriaceae bacterium YJPT1-3 genome contains the following:
- a CDS encoding carboxypeptidase-like regulatory domain-containing protein, producing the protein MKKILIGSLSLLLGIATYGQNEIALNEGEAPAYSRTSTPTDESTFDFESQDQVHIYWDNSKSMESRDQALELEFLKQYFQELPRVQVKLTTFDIEEKESTFLIENGDITALAQKLADLRPDGATDFSQVRPTSDTDAVLLFTDGNASFGSFRVSAKKPMFLVSSVKQDNAALLAQLAAITKGRYVNLKANGVQESYRAIRFRESLKRNNDDDGLMLISGKIKNASEVIQGVEVGLKNSLRTVETDADGNFEIMARKGDILTFDFFGTYPKEVKITGNEPIELELASKNEMLEAVVVNGVVQDQEEELRNEIRTVLGKVDKRILGYRAYTITGDELNPAAIDLMTAVSGKFPGLGFGVGSYSGSISLPAGLLVVIDGVAFGGDFSEQQIPYVDINNIQTVTFTRSIQAGMSLFGTQSRNGVLIVTTKTGPYSLSRMEQEAFNTALIRGNDYQESPLFYTQVDETPDFLKPLQATTSYNEALVVYQDSRKENALNIPYYLEVADFFKKYDPKKSEIIRSNIGEIGSENVKALKTLAYELEAEGEIDRATKVYERILELEPYAAQSYRDLALLYVEQGAYQKAFDFYLAMINNSVPQVDFSGLQSEIDNELRHLIANHKEKVDFSQLDNDYLKVGYKQDVRVVIDYNNPNDDFEIQFVSPDKKYFTWKHTAADNLQRLLDENRLGFSTEEFILDDAGRGEWIVNLRYLGENQNQVPTYLKYTVYKNYGTAQETKEVRVLPLYRYEDKVTIDRIQI; encoded by the coding sequence ATGAAAAAGATACTAATAGGAAGCTTAAGTCTGCTTTTAGGAATTGCAACTTACGGCCAGAATGAAATCGCATTGAATGAGGGAGAAGCACCAGCGTATTCCCGAACAAGTACTCCCACCGATGAAAGCACTTTTGACTTCGAGAGTCAGGATCAGGTGCACATTTATTGGGACAACTCAAAATCCATGGAAAGCCGCGATCAAGCGCTTGAACTGGAATTTCTCAAGCAGTATTTTCAGGAATTACCCCGAGTGCAGGTCAAACTGACCACCTTTGACATTGAAGAAAAGGAATCTACTTTTTTGATCGAAAATGGAGACATCACTGCCTTAGCTCAGAAATTGGCTGATCTACGTCCGGATGGCGCTACCGATTTCAGTCAGGTTCGCCCCACTTCAGATACGGATGCGGTTCTGCTCTTTACTGATGGTAATGCCAGCTTTGGCAGTTTCCGTGTTTCGGCGAAGAAACCCATGTTTTTGGTGAGTAGTGTTAAACAGGATAATGCAGCACTCTTGGCTCAACTGGCCGCTATTACCAAAGGGCGATATGTCAATCTCAAGGCGAATGGAGTTCAAGAAAGCTATCGCGCGATACGCTTTCGCGAAAGCTTAAAACGGAACAATGATGACGACGGTCTGATGTTGATTAGCGGGAAGATCAAAAATGCCTCCGAAGTCATTCAAGGGGTTGAAGTAGGGCTTAAGAATAGTCTTAGAACCGTAGAGACGGATGCCGATGGGAATTTTGAGATCATGGCCCGAAAAGGGGATATTCTCACCTTTGATTTTTTCGGGACTTACCCGAAAGAAGTGAAAATAACCGGCAATGAACCCATAGAACTCGAACTGGCTTCTAAAAATGAAATGCTGGAGGCCGTTGTGGTCAATGGTGTTGTTCAGGATCAGGAGGAGGAATTGCGCAATGAGATCAGAACCGTTTTGGGTAAAGTGGATAAACGAATTTTAGGGTATCGCGCCTACACCATTACTGGAGACGAATTAAATCCAGCAGCCATCGATCTAATGACCGCTGTAAGCGGAAAGTTTCCCGGACTTGGTTTTGGAGTTGGATCCTACAGCGGATCGATTTCCCTACCGGCCGGATTACTGGTCGTCATTGATGGTGTGGCCTTCGGAGGGGATTTTAGCGAACAACAGATTCCTTATGTGGACATCAACAACATTCAAACGGTCACCTTTACCCGAAGTATTCAAGCCGGAATGTCCTTATTCGGTACACAATCGCGTAATGGCGTATTGATCGTGACCACCAAGACAGGTCCTTATAGCTTGTCAAGGATGGAGCAGGAAGCTTTTAATACGGCTTTGATTCGTGGAAACGATTATCAAGAGAGTCCGTTGTTCTATACTCAGGTAGATGAGACGCCTGATTTTTTAAAGCCGTTGCAAGCGACCACATCGTATAACGAAGCTCTTGTGGTCTATCAAGATAGCCGTAAGGAAAATGCTTTGAATATTCCGTATTACCTGGAAGTCGCTGATTTTTTCAAAAAATATGATCCGAAAAAATCAGAGATTATACGTTCCAATATTGGGGAGATCGGAAGCGAGAATGTAAAAGCTTTAAAAACGCTGGCTTACGAACTGGAAGCTGAAGGAGAGATCGATCGTGCGACTAAGGTCTACGAACGCATCCTGGAGCTAGAACCCTACGCGGCTCAATCCTACAGAGATTTGGCTTTGCTTTATGTAGAACAGGGGGCGTATCAAAAAGCCTTTGACTTTTATTTAGCCATGATCAACAATTCGGTTCCTCAGGTCGATTTCAGTGGACTACAATCGGAAATCGATAATGAATTGCGTCATTTGATCGCCAATCACAAAGAGAAGGTCGATTTCAGCCAATTGGATAATGATTACCTAAAGGTTGGATACAAGCAGGATGTGCGCGTCGTAATTGACTACAACAATCCTAATGATGATTTTGAGATTCAATTCGTAAGCCCGGACAAGAAGTATTTCACCTGGAAACACACGGCAGCTGACAATCTGCAACGTTTGTTGGATGAAAATCGATTAGGCTTTTCAACCGAAGAATTTATTCTGGATGATGCCGGTCGTGGAGAATGGATCGTGAATCTGCGCTATTTGGGAGAGAATCAAAATCAGGTGCCGACTTATCTAAAGTATACTGTATATAAAAATTACGGTACTGCCCAGGAGACCAAAGAAGTACGCGTATTACCCTTGTATCGATATGAGGATAAGGTGACTATTGATCGCATTCAGATTTAA
- a CDS encoding TerB family tellurite resistance protein codes for MIKWLAAIIGFTFRGFFGAVVGYLIGSLIDSFTKGSLGGGSFQNPFQGGATHVSPGDFELNLLSLASVVIKADGTISQREMDYVQKYFVQAYGKERANATFRTFNEVIKKREVSAARICNYLNQRTRYEVRLQILHFLFGIAQADGKISDPEVNMLSRIAGYFRLNSRDFESIKAMFIQKADSSYKILEIDKTATDAEVKKAFRTMAKKYHPDKLQHMDEAYRQGAEEKFRKVQEAYETIQKERGFK; via the coding sequence ATGATTAAATGGTTGGCCGCCATTATTGGATTCACTTTCCGAGGTTTTTTTGGAGCCGTGGTGGGATACCTCATTGGAAGCCTGATCGATTCGTTTACTAAAGGTTCCCTAGGAGGAGGCTCCTTTCAAAATCCTTTTCAGGGCGGAGCTACTCATGTGTCCCCAGGGGATTTTGAGTTGAATTTACTCTCCCTGGCCTCTGTAGTGATCAAAGCCGATGGTACCATTTCTCAACGGGAAATGGACTATGTGCAAAAGTATTTTGTTCAGGCCTACGGGAAAGAACGGGCCAATGCTACGTTCCGAACTTTTAATGAGGTCATCAAAAAGCGCGAGGTGTCTGCAGCACGTATTTGCAATTACCTGAACCAGCGAACCCGCTATGAGGTGCGTTTACAGATTCTCCATTTCCTTTTTGGGATCGCTCAAGCCGACGGAAAAATAAGTGATCCGGAGGTCAACATGCTCTCCCGTATTGCGGGCTATTTTCGCCTGAACAGCCGGGATTTTGAGAGCATCAAAGCCATGTTCATTCAAAAAGCCGATTCTTCCTATAAAATCCTTGAAATTGATAAAACGGCCACAGATGCAGAGGTCAAAAAGGCATTTCGCACCATGGCTAAAAAATACCATCCGGACAAGCTACAACACATGGATGAAGCCTATCGTCAGGGGGCCGAGGAGAAGTTTCGTAAAGTGCAGGAAGCCTATGAGACGATTCAAAAAGAACGCGGCTTTAAGTAG
- a CDS encoding enoyl-CoA hydratase-related protein: MEYNNILSEFDDGITVITIDRPNKLNALNKATIEELHDAFAKADQDADTKIIILTGSGEKAFVAGADISEFAHFDVAQGAALAKEGQEQLFDFVEQLGTPVIAAINGFALGGGLELAMACHFRIASDNARMGLPETSLGVIPGYGGTQRLPQLVGKGRALEMIMTAGMIGAQQALEYGLVNHVTTPDELLALADERAQKIMRNSSVAIAEAIEAVNAGYQTGVDGYKAEIKAFGRCFGTEDFKEGTSAFLEKRKADFPGN, translated from the coding sequence ATGGAATACAACAACATTCTGTCTGAATTTGATGATGGGATCACCGTGATCACTATCGATCGCCCCAATAAACTCAACGCCTTAAATAAAGCGACGATTGAAGAGTTGCATGACGCTTTCGCGAAAGCGGATCAGGACGCAGACACTAAGATCATCATATTGACAGGAAGCGGAGAAAAGGCCTTTGTAGCTGGGGCGGATATTTCTGAATTTGCCCATTTTGATGTGGCTCAGGGAGCGGCCCTGGCCAAAGAAGGGCAAGAACAGCTCTTTGATTTTGTGGAACAGTTGGGCACTCCTGTGATTGCGGCCATCAACGGCTTTGCCCTTGGAGGAGGCTTAGAATTGGCCATGGCCTGTCACTTTCGAATAGCGAGTGACAATGCCCGAATGGGACTGCCGGAAACCTCCCTGGGAGTCATCCCCGGCTATGGAGGCACGCAGCGTTTACCCCAATTGGTGGGTAAAGGCAGAGCCTTGGAAATGATCATGACGGCTGGAATGATTGGAGCGCAACAAGCGCTGGAGTATGGATTGGTCAACCACGTGACCACTCCTGATGAACTGCTAGCCCTTGCCGATGAGCGGGCACAGAAGATCATGCGTAACTCCAGTGTGGCTATTGCTGAAGCGATCGAAGCCGTTAATGCCGGATATCAAACGGGGGTGGATGGATACAAAGCAGAAATCAAGGCTTTTGGGCGCTGCTTCGGTACCGAAGATTTCAAAGAAGGGACTTCGGCTTTTTTAGAAAAGCGAAAAGCTGATTTTCCAGGGAATTAA
- a CDS encoding HD domain-containing protein yields the protein MEKILIEKAKAFVQDSLKHAEGGHDWFHVLRVYRNALLIAEKEAVDTTTVALGALLHDIADPKFHDGDETLGPRLAREFLQEQNAPGELIEEVIYIIQHCSFGGGFQKAKKPSLALQIIQDADRLDALGAIGIARTFNYGGFKNRALYDPSIPPQQYATKSAYRNSKAPTINHFYEKLLLLKDEMHTTTAKKIAEERHAFMETFLEQFYAEWEGKK from the coding sequence ATGGAGAAAATTCTAATTGAAAAAGCCAAAGCCTTCGTTCAGGACAGCTTGAAGCATGCAGAAGGCGGTCACGATTGGTTTCACGTGTTACGGGTGTATCGCAATGCCCTATTGATAGCCGAAAAAGAAGCGGTCGATACCACTACGGTAGCTCTGGGCGCACTGCTGCACGACATCGCCGACCCTAAATTTCACGATGGTGATGAAACGCTGGGTCCACGACTGGCTCGGGAATTTTTACAAGAGCAGAATGCCCCCGGCGAACTGATTGAGGAGGTGATTTATATTATTCAACACTGTTCCTTTGGAGGTGGGTTTCAGAAGGCCAAGAAACCTTCCTTAGCGTTACAGATCATCCAGGACGCCGATCGTTTGGACGCTCTTGGGGCAATTGGGATTGCCAGAACCTTCAATTATGGAGGCTTTAAAAATCGAGCCCTCTACGATCCTTCCATTCCACCTCAACAGTATGCAACCAAAAGCGCCTATCGCAATTCCAAGGCGCCCACCATCAATCATTTCTATGAAAAATTATTATTGCTCAAAGACGAAATGCACACCACAACAGCAAAGAAGATCGCTGAGGAGCGGCATGCATTTATGGAAACCTTTTTAGAACAGTTCTACGCAGAATGGGAAGGAAAAAAATAA
- a CDS encoding PA0069 family radical SAM protein — MEETNYIKGRGAQKRLPNKFSNLHEEMRDDFLNYCEQEGEEARPKQTTYIPTFPKTIVNKVNSPDVGMQYSLNPYQGCEHGCVYCYARNSHEYWGLGAGLDFEQKILIKKNAPELLEKKLKSKHWEAIPIGLSGNTDCYQPVERTMKLTRSLLEVFLKYRHPVGIITKNSLILRDLDLLKPLAEEELVRVYISITSLEERTRQLLEPRTASIKKRLETVEQLSKAGIPVRVMMAPIIPSLNDHEIIPLVREVAARGALDVGHTVVRLNGALGLLFEDWLQKALPDRAQRILNQIAACHGGQLNDSRFGTRMKGEGQWAEHIKQQFSIARAKYLTDRSMPELNCALHSKFKHGQWTLF; from the coding sequence ATGGAGGAAACCAATTACATAAAAGGTCGGGGTGCTCAAAAGCGATTACCCAATAAGTTCAGTAATCTTCACGAAGAGATGCGGGACGACTTTCTGAATTACTGTGAGCAAGAAGGAGAAGAGGCCAGACCTAAGCAAACCACCTATATACCCACCTTTCCCAAGACGATTGTCAACAAGGTCAATAGCCCGGACGTCGGTATGCAGTATTCTCTGAATCCGTACCAGGGTTGCGAGCATGGGTGTGTTTATTGTTATGCGCGAAATTCTCACGAATACTGGGGTCTTGGTGCAGGCCTGGATTTTGAGCAGAAGATCTTAATCAAAAAAAATGCACCCGAATTATTGGAAAAAAAACTAAAGTCAAAGCACTGGGAAGCAATACCCATAGGACTATCCGGGAATACCGATTGCTATCAACCGGTGGAGCGAACAATGAAGTTGACCCGCAGCTTGCTCGAAGTGTTCTTGAAATACAGACATCCGGTAGGCATTATTACTAAGAACAGTTTGATACTTCGCGATCTGGATCTTTTAAAGCCACTGGCAGAAGAAGAATTAGTCCGTGTATATATTTCCATTACTTCTCTGGAAGAGCGAACCCGTCAATTGTTGGAACCGCGAACAGCTTCCATAAAAAAACGTTTAGAAACCGTTGAGCAATTGAGTAAAGCAGGCATACCGGTCCGCGTCATGATGGCGCCCATCATCCCTTCGCTCAATGACCACGAGATCATCCCCCTGGTTCGGGAGGTTGCTGCACGAGGTGCCTTAGATGTGGGCCATACGGTGGTGCGCCTGAATGGTGCCTTAGGGCTGTTATTTGAAGACTGGCTTCAAAAAGCACTGCCGGATCGTGCCCAGCGAATTTTGAATCAAATTGCAGCCTGTCATGGAGGGCAGCTCAACGATTCCCGTTTTGGTACCCGAATGAAAGGAGAAGGTCAGTGGGCTGAACACATCAAACAGCAATTCAGCATCGCCAGAGCCAAATACCTGACCGATCGGTCTATGCCTGAGTTGAACTGTGCTCTACATTCTAAATTCAAGCACGGACAATGGACGCTTTTTTAA
- a CDS encoding Gfo/Idh/MocA family oxidoreductase encodes MKRRQFLKQTAAASAAFSIVPSFVLGKNHIPPSDTLYIGAIGVGGRGAGVIYELNQTKRVKFVALCDVDDRRASETFSRYPKAKRFKDFRKLYDAHLNDIDAIMVATPDHTHATIALPFMRAKKHAYVEKPLTHNIYEARLMTQTAAENGIITQMGNQGSSSDGIRRAQEMIDAGMIGKVNRVDCWTNRPVWPQGFRHITEGQAVPEGLDWDLWLGPAQVRPYNEAYLPFKWRGWWDFGTGAMGDMGCHIMETPFKTLGLRYPYEAEASCTTVWSGDFVEADYSEACPPSSIVRLKFDSPKYGDLSLNWYDGGIMPDLPPELKDGEKPGDGGGGSIFYGDQGIMVTDTYSANPRLLPSATMATATLPAETLPRIEEGHAGNWVNACLNNGTTSSPFSYGGPLTEAVLMGNLAIKAYQYKTLKAGKKVGDWDPYQYPGRRTLQWNGEDMRVTNYDLANDWVKRDYREGWSLT; translated from the coding sequence ATGAAGCGTCGCCAATTTCTGAAGCAAACCGCAGCGGCCAGTGCTGCTTTTTCTATAGTCCCCAGCTTTGTGCTTGGAAAAAACCACATTCCTCCTAGTGATACCTTGTACATCGGAGCCATAGGTGTAGGCGGTAGAGGCGCAGGGGTCATTTACGAGCTCAATCAAACCAAACGAGTGAAATTTGTGGCCTTATGCGACGTAGACGATCGTCGCGCTTCGGAAACCTTTTCCCGCTATCCTAAAGCCAAACGATTCAAAGATTTTCGAAAGCTCTACGATGCTCATCTGAACGATATTGATGCGATCATGGTAGCCACTCCTGATCATACCCATGCCACTATAGCCTTGCCTTTTATGCGTGCCAAGAAGCATGCTTATGTTGAAAAACCACTTACGCATAATATCTATGAGGCCCGATTGATGACCCAAACCGCAGCCGAAAACGGCATTATCACCCAAATGGGAAATCAGGGAAGCTCCAGTGATGGTATTAGACGTGCCCAGGAAATGATTGATGCCGGAATGATCGGTAAAGTAAATCGGGTGGATTGTTGGACTAATCGGCCGGTCTGGCCTCAGGGATTCCGACACATTACTGAAGGACAAGCTGTGCCCGAAGGTCTGGACTGGGACCTCTGGTTAGGTCCGGCGCAAGTGAGACCCTACAACGAAGCGTATCTACCCTTTAAATGGCGAGGCTGGTGGGACTTCGGTACCGGAGCCATGGGCGATATGGGATGCCACATTATGGAGACCCCATTCAAGACCTTAGGCCTACGCTATCCTTATGAAGCCGAAGCGAGCTGTACCACCGTTTGGTCTGGCGATTTTGTGGAAGCCGATTACAGTGAAGCCTGTCCACCGTCGTCCATTGTGCGGCTCAAGTTTGACAGTCCCAAGTATGGTGATCTTTCGCTGAATTGGTATGATGGAGGCATCATGCCTGATCTACCCCCAGAGCTCAAGGACGGCGAAAAGCCCGGTGATGGAGGCGGAGGAAGTATATTTTACGGAGATCAAGGCATCATGGTGACGGATACCTATTCTGCCAATCCTCGACTATTGCCGAGCGCTACAATGGCAACTGCGACGCTACCCGCTGAAACACTACCCCGTATCGAAGAAGGACATGCCGGAAATTGGGTGAATGCCTGTTTAAATAACGGCACTACCTCCTCACCATTCTCCTATGGCGGACCCTTAACGGAAGCTGTTCTCATGGGGAATCTGGCCATTAAAGCCTATCAATATAAAACGCTTAAAGCAGGCAAGAAAGTGGGCGACTGGGATCCTTACCAATATCCGGGACGCCGAACTTTACAATGGAACGGTGAAGACATGCGTGTCACCAATTACGACCTGGCCAACGATTGGGTGAAACGAGACTATCGCGAGGGCTGGAGTTTGACTTAA
- a CDS encoding lycopene cyclase family protein, which yields MKPKTYDYIFTGGGLAAQLLVYRLTQDAYFKDHRILIIDAEEKSSDDRTWCFWDTADHEWSALVDKSWNSIYFGHPEGFFDRYALSPMSYHMMRSSTFYQFMRQQFEASNQVEWVQATVVGIDDRGDQVLVRTSEDTFTSKKVFSSIYRPDSLNKQTGYEVLQQHFVGWFVETPQPEFDDQAATFMDFSIPQRGNTRFMYILPESPTKALFEYTLFSERLLKRAEYEAAIADYLKSKHITEYTIIEKEQGCIPMSCYPFHKASSKNVLPIGTAGGWTKPSTGFTFTHSDKQAKNLTVFLKQQDDLRRFYRRDRFWYYDLLFIDVLSRKNELGAQLFSTLFKRNEPTRILRFLNNETQVWEELKITLSLPPKEFIKAVWNQLNKKKTAT from the coding sequence ATGAAGCCTAAAACCTACGACTATATTTTTACCGGAGGTGGCTTGGCCGCTCAACTCTTGGTGTACCGCTTGACTCAGGACGCTTATTTTAAAGATCACCGTATCCTCATCATCGACGCTGAGGAAAAATCATCAGACGATCGTACCTGGTGCTTTTGGGATACCGCTGATCACGAATGGTCTGCACTTGTTGACAAATCCTGGAACTCTATTTACTTTGGCCATCCTGAAGGCTTTTTCGATCGCTATGCACTGTCACCCATGTCCTACCACATGATGCGCAGCAGTACTTTTTATCAATTCATGAGGCAACAGTTTGAAGCCTCCAATCAGGTGGAATGGGTTCAAGCCACGGTAGTGGGGATAGACGACCGTGGGGATCAGGTGCTGGTTCGCACATCAGAAGACACCTTCACATCAAAGAAAGTCTTTAGCAGCATTTACCGACCCGATTCCCTGAACAAGCAGACAGGATACGAGGTCTTGCAACAGCATTTTGTGGGTTGGTTTGTGGAAACTCCACAACCCGAATTTGATGATCAGGCGGCTACTTTTATGGATTTCAGTATCCCGCAGCGTGGCAATACCCGCTTTATGTACATACTGCCGGAATCACCCACCAAAGCCTTATTTGAATATACCTTGTTTTCGGAGAGGCTGTTGAAGCGGGCAGAGTATGAGGCAGCCATAGCTGACTACCTCAAATCAAAGCATATTACAGAATATACTATCATCGAAAAAGAACAGGGATGCATTCCTATGAGCTGTTATCCCTTCCATAAAGCAAGCTCCAAAAATGTGCTTCCCATCGGTACTGCAGGTGGATGGACCAAGCCCAGTACCGGTTTTACTTTTACGCACAGCGATAAGCAAGCGAAGAACCTTACCGTATTTCTTAAGCAGCAAGACGATCTGCGTCGTTTTTATCGTCGTGATCGATTCTGGTACTATGATCTGCTTTTTATTGATGTGCTTTCGCGAAAGAATGAACTGGGCGCCCAACTCTTTTCCACCCTGTTCAAGCGCAATGAACCTACCCGAATATTGCGTTTTCTCAACAATGAGACCCAGGTGTGGGAAGAATTAAAGATCACGCTCAGTTTACCACCCAAAGAATTCATCAAGGCAGTTTGGAATCAACTAAACAAAAAGAAAACCGCTACTTAA
- a CDS encoding transporter, giving the protein MTKHKLLLGLLIYGSFAWAQQESTAVEPLITDRPDATEAPNLVQRGFLQIETGTFYEEFENGPVTQKAWTLNTMLLRYGLLDNLELRLGWDFQEIRTEIAGTELDNIQSGLQPLLVGAKIGIADRNGFWPQIGLLGHVYLPLSAGQDFRPETTGVDFRFSFDHSLSERSGIAYNIGMQWRDDSPEAAYVYTLAYGYGLTERLGLYAEIYGDLPEDSSPNHSWDAGLTYLVNPDLQLDATIGSGITTDQELLLSAGFSYRIRKW; this is encoded by the coding sequence ATGACAAAACATAAACTACTCCTGGGCTTGTTGATTTACGGATCTTTTGCCTGGGCACAGCAAGAATCGACCGCTGTCGAGCCGCTCATTACCGATCGACCGGATGCGACGGAAGCACCTAATCTCGTCCAGCGCGGTTTTCTTCAGATCGAAACCGGAACTTTTTACGAAGAGTTCGAAAACGGTCCTGTGACGCAGAAAGCCTGGACCTTGAACACCATGCTCTTGCGCTACGGTTTGCTGGATAATCTGGAATTGCGCCTGGGTTGGGACTTTCAAGAAATACGGACAGAAATCGCCGGAACAGAACTGGACAATATTCAAAGTGGCTTGCAGCCGCTGCTGGTAGGAGCCAAGATCGGTATTGCTGATCGGAACGGTTTCTGGCCGCAAATCGGTTTATTGGGTCATGTGTATTTACCCTTATCGGCGGGTCAGGATTTTAGACCGGAAACCACAGGCGTCGATTTCCGATTTTCTTTTGATCATTCCTTGAGCGAGCGTTCCGGAATCGCCTACAATATAGGTATGCAATGGCGTGACGATTCGCCGGAAGCGGCCTATGTCTATACCCTGGCCTATGGCTACGGCCTCACAGAACGCCTGGGTCTGTACGCAGAAATTTACGGAGACCTGCCCGAAGACAGCAGTCCGAATCACAGCTGGGATGCCGGACTGACTTATCTGGTCAATCCTGATTTACAGTTGGACGCCACCATAGGCTCCGGAATCACCACCGATCAGGAATTGCTGTTGAGTGCAGGATTTAGTTACCGAATACGAAAATGGTAA
- a CDS encoding BrxA/BrxB family bacilliredoxin produces MYPAELVKPMREDLTRHGFTELHTTEDVEAAMKKSGTTLVVVNSVCGCAAANARPGAIHALQNDKTPDHLFTVFAGVDREATDLARSFMVPFPPSSPSMALFKDGELVHMLERHHIEGRPAELIAENLKDAFDEHC; encoded by the coding sequence ATGTATCCAGCAGAATTAGTAAAACCCATGCGTGAAGACCTGACTCGTCACGGCTTTACGGAACTCCATACCACTGAAGATGTCGAAGCCGCCATGAAAAAGAGCGGAACTACGCTTGTCGTGGTCAATTCCGTTTGTGGTTGTGCGGCAGCCAATGCCCGTCCCGGTGCGATTCACGCCCTACAGAACGACAAAACTCCTGATCATTTATTTACCGTATTCGCGGGCGTTGATCGGGAAGCCACTGATCTGGCTCGAAGCTTTATGGTCCCTTTTCCTCCCTCTTCGCCTTCTATGGCCTTGTTCAAAGATGGAGAGTTGGTGCATATGTTAGAGCGTCATCACATTGAAGGACGTCCGGCGGAGCTGATCGCTGAAAATTTAAAAGATGCCTTTGACGAGCATTGCTAG
- a CDS encoding metal-dependent transcriptional regulator — MTNLTKSEEDYLKALFSLSQGGQKKVGNNQLADYLELSPASVNNMVKKLSAKELVNSERYGKLELSAEGRALAVSLIRKHRLWETFLYDHLNFRWDEVHEVAEQLEHIKSTKLIEELDRFMDYPQKDPHGEIIPDADGSYRMEPRIRLSKLAAGDQCQLVAVDDDSVAFLQYVTQLGLALSTTIEVLELREFDGSIKIKFDDSVETVSKKFADLVFVKRLEDEA; from the coding sequence TTGACAAATTTAACCAAGAGTGAAGAGGATTATCTAAAAGCGCTCTTTTCGCTCAGTCAGGGTGGCCAAAAAAAGGTGGGCAATAACCAACTGGCTGATTATCTGGAGCTCTCTCCGGCTTCGGTCAATAATATGGTTAAGAAACTGAGTGCCAAGGAACTGGTGAATAGTGAGCGCTATGGAAAACTGGAGTTAAGCGCCGAAGGGCGTGCCTTGGCGGTTAGTTTGATCCGTAAACATCGCTTGTGGGAGACCTTTCTCTACGATCATTTGAACTTTCGCTGGGATGAGGTGCATGAGGTTGCCGAACAGTTGGAGCACATCAAATCGACCAAGCTCATTGAGGAGCTCGATCGGTTTATGGATTATCCCCAAAAAGATCCTCACGGAGAGATCATCCCCGATGCGGATGGTAGTTATCGGATGGAACCGCGAATCCGTCTCTCCAAATTAGCTGCCGGAGACCAGTGTCAACTCGTCGCTGTCGACGATGATTCAGTAGCCTTTCTCCAGTATGTCACTCAGTTGGGATTGGCCTTATCCACCACCATAGAGGTGCTTGAGCTGCGGGAGTTTGATGGCTCCATCAAAATCAAATTCGACGATTCTGTGGAAACCGTATCCAAAAAATTCGCCGATCTGGTCTTTGTTAAACGCCTGGAGGATGAAGCCTAA